ACAGAACTTATAAAAACTTCCCTAAGAAAAACATGCTTGATATGGCTGCTTGTGCTAACAAGCTTTCAGGGGGCTCCAATGGATATGGGACTGAGGTATCACAGGTCCTTCCCTACTATTTTAGCTGTCTATGATCAGATGCAGAATGGAAAATCTCCTGTAGCAGCGATGACTCCTCAGCAAGGTAAGGATTATGTCTACATGTCTGTACTTACTGTGAGTTGACATAGAACCACAGGGTATCTAAAAGTGACTACGTGCACTACAATGAGACAAAATCCACCAGAACTTTCTAAGATGAAAAGCATCTTCTCAGCAAAACTTCACAAGAGTGGTATCTTTGGGACACCAGCTGGATAACCAGTATTTAAGGGTTTATACTCACCTACTTCCACTTTCACCCATGCATCAGGGCACTCTGACACCACTGGGGCTACGATGTTCCAACTTTGCATTTTCCTCAGCTTCCCATGCCAATTCTCAACAATATACTGTTCTCTTTAGCTCTGCAGTTTGGATTGGGAATTGCTTTGCAAACAACTATATTGCTCACTATACCAGTTCCTTATACAGAGAAAGACCTGCTAGCCACAAGAAAAAATGACCCTGtaacatgggggggggggaggggggaagagaatcgTGTAGTTCTCATTCTCAAGAATGTTCCCCTATTTGATCAAGAACCAAAACAACACCAAAGCCCAGGTTATTGAAAATCATAAATTAATCCAACATTTAAttagagaaaaatcagaacCTTTTGTGACTGGACAGGACATACATTTTGCCAGGCCATCTCCTCTCTAGGAAGCTGCTTTATTTAACAAGGCACAATTGTAAATTTCACATCAGCTTGGTGATTTGGGTTTGCAAAACAGATGatgttttgcaaagaaaatgtcttgagaaaaagcagaaaatcaacAAATTCTGAGAACCCAAATTGCTAGATTGCTGCAACAATTCATGTGAAACACCTGTATTTGTCCTTACGTAATACATAACCAATGTCTAGATGTAGGAAATACAGTGAGCAGGGTTGAAGTAATCCACTGATTTGATTATACAGCAGACTTTCTGACCAACTGAGCTGAAGCTCATTTCACTTCTCAGAGattgtttcttctcctttataAATGACAATGTTCTGGTCCGTTTCATACACTTTGACTTTATAAAGGGTTCCCATGGGCAGGAGCTTCTTGAGGTTTTCCCAGATGAATACTGCAACATTCTCTGTGGTGCTAAGAGTGAAACATGAGCAGATTCAGAACTGACAGCAATGATTTGAGGCTGTACCCAGCATCGGCCAGGGGAGATGCTAGAGGCTACAGGGAACCATGCAGCAACTTTCACATGACACCCTGAATGTAAATGGGGCTTGAACCATTTTCAGAAGACATGGGTGAAAAGAGGTCTAATTAACAGGTCATATCTGTCTCCCCAAGCTGTCCACAAAGCAGGCTCATGTGACAAGTGTCAGTCTACAAAGGGCTCCTCAGGTGCAAGCAAGTGGTGCCTTCCTGGGTATGTGGGacagcagctgccccagcaggCCTGCACCCAGCCCAGCAGAGTGAGGCAGGCTGcatggcagcagggctggaaggtAGGCAGGGCACCCAGCACCTGACATGCTCAAGTGTGTGTCATAGGTGTGTTACACACACAGGTATCAAGGCTGCTCTTTCAGATGTAGGACTAAGCCTTGAAGACTGTCCCTTGACCCTGCAACCAATGCCACAAGGAGTCCCCATCACCCACCTCACAACCTCAGCAAAGTACGGCACATCCTTATCCAGGTTTTTGTGATCAAGTGGTTCCATGATTGCTtcctgcagaaacaaaacagtgacAATCTTGTCCAGGTTGGTGAGTGGAGTTGGGGTTCAAATTACCACGCAAATGGGATTAAAGCAAGGCAACAGTATGTAAAAAAAGGATAAGAGCCCTACATATACCTGTTAACCTCCTAGCTGGAGACATAGGACTGCTTCACATCACAGTGCTAAAGCATTCTAGCCTTAAATCAttccttaatttcttctttattttctaccATCATCAACTCACCGTGTCTCCACCCTGGTACTAGACAAATTGCTAAGCTCTAACCAATTCTCCCAGAGGATGTGTAGGAAAAGAGTGCTATTACCTGCATATATTCTTTCAGGTCTGTCAGGTTTATAACCATTCCTGAGATTGGGTcaatctgcagaaaaaaaaaaaagggagattaGTAGCCTAGCTACACATCCTTATTACCAAGGCTGCCGTGAGCCTGTACAAATGAGACTGTGGATGTCTCTGCACTCAGGACACCTGAGCCacaagaaaaacatctttccaCCTTCACACACTGAGTTCCAGCTCTACTCCTGTGATGTTCCCATAAGGTAGATACAGCATACAAACAACTCATAAAAGCTGACACCAGGGAGGAAAAACTCACTGAAACACTCAGTGTTCAAACAACAATCTACCATGCATTAAACTGCTGGGTTGAACAACCAGGGGCAAAACAGAGACCAGCCTAAGCTCAGGGTATCCTCCATATGGAGAAGGCACAGCTCCAGGAACAAAATCAGGTTGTGTACTTCACAGCATATTTGGGGAATGTAGAAGGGAGAAGCtttaaaattttagtttcaAATCTGAATAGAAACCCCCCTTCCTATGAACTGGGAATCTTCAAAAAGTTGTTTGGAAAACATCAAAACCGAAGTGCTACCTAAAAAACTCTGAAGAATACACCAAACAATGACAGGATGAAGGGTGAAGAagtggaaaagcagaatttccGTTTAGATTTGCAGCAAAGCACCTCAATAAAACACCAGAGAGAATCAGTTACTGGAAGTGCGAAGCCTCCCTGTGGCTCAGCAGTCATCCAAAGGTGCCCCACAGATCTGACCAGAGCCCATACATTCTGCAGGGAGGCTCTGGCAGACTTACATTAAATATGGTCACCTGCAAATCCTTGTTAGACGCAAGGTGAATAGGACAGTGATTACAGAAAACCTTCTTCTATAGTGATCTGTACAGAGTTTCCACAAACACCCTGGGAAACCTAGCAACTGAGCTAGAACTTCAGTACTGTGGAAGAAGGGGACACATCTATCCTGCCACCCTAAGgaacgtaaaaaaaaaaaagttaaatcacACTTACCTCTCCACGTACAGTGActataactgaaaaaaagaaaatattcgGTCACAATGACACCATGAACCTAACAACAAAGTACACTACTGATTGGGACAGACAAGCCATTCATCACTAATCCACAAGGACTGGTGCAGGCTTCCCAGCACTTAAAAGTGGAACTGTTTTTATAAAATGGGTATCCACTCCATAAAGAATAATGACTCAGAGTCACCCAGCTCATCAGAGAAGTAATTCTCCAAGGTCTGATGCCCAGAGACACAAACTATCCCTGAAGTGCCCCTTGCAGGCAGAGATAAGACTAGATGACCTCTCAAGTACCTACTCCCTGTGGCAGCCTGCACCCTACACTCTCAAGATCAGAGTCTCTTGATCAGCAAAGGCTTCTGGACAATGCAGACACCCTATGTGCCCGTACAAGCACCAAACCCCTGAGATCATAAGATGTGGAGTCAGCTTGTAAGTCAACTCCTTACCTTTATAGTTGTGTCCATGGCCATTTGGATTGTTGCATTTCCCAAACAGCTTCAGGTTTTCTTCATCACTCAATAATTTACTGTGAGAAATACAGACATGGCATTTCAGGATGCATTACAGATGTTCATGGCTTCACTTCAACTGTTACTGCTTTCTAGCTCTTCCATCTCTTCACTCTCCCAAATTTAACCCACTACCTTTTCCTACTCAGGAGGCACAAACAGAACTGGAGAAGTATTTGGcccatttaaaaatgttgttgacaatggggtttttttttccccctgtggtTTTGTATTTATACATTCAGGTTTCATAACAACTGCCTAATACCACTGCTGTATAAACACCAACAGCTACTCACTTACTAACGTGGCAAGATCACCTGGGCTCCTAGGAGGAAGTGCCTGGAGCAAACTACTCATATTATTATCAACTAAGAAAGCTTAGGGAGCTTCCCCAGGTAGTATAAAGGACAACCACCCTCTTTGAAGCTTTCCTTTGAAGGAATTCAAGCGCCTACTCCGAGGAGTATTTCAGGTCAAGGCACTCTTTAGGAATACGTAAGTTTTGAGAAAAAGGTGACAGATTGGGGACACGGCAAGTTACTTAAAAGCTGCGAGCTCTAATAACCTGCAccatgtgaaaacaaaacttcagtTCTCATTAAACCTAATTAGGCACTGATGTCTAAAATCAGGATCGgccaccacaggctgcagaaaaCGGACTAGAGCAAAGAGGACCGGGAAGCGCCGGACAGCACGCACACCGGCCGAGCTGGGCCCCCGCCTCCGGAGAGGTCACCTGCAACGCGCTAACGCAAACGCCCCGCAGCTCTGCGAGGCCTCTCTGCCTTTCCACCCGGGACGGCTCCCAGGGCCAGGGGGCGAGGTGCAGCCGGGCTGCCGCGGGTGTGCCCGCGtcccgggcggcggggccgggcgtgCCGCGGCCGCTCACCTGTGCAGCCGGTGGCAGGCGCTAAAGGAGACGGCGCGGGAGAGCCGCGCCAGCCGGGCTGCGGGCGGTGCCATGGCagggccgcggcgggcggcgctTCCGCGCTGGCGTGGCCGCCTCCATCCGGGCCCCGGGACGGAGCGGCGGCTCGGCAGCGCCGCCCGCGGGAGCCGAGCGCCGGGCCGCGGGCGGTGCCTGAGCCCTGGCCCCGCCCTGCCAGCCGAGGTACCTGCGTGTTCCGTGGGGCGCAGGGCTGAGCTCCTCGGGCTGCTCCCCCGGGGCGCTGCGGCGGGGTCTCCCTTGGGCCCGCCGCATCTTGCCCAGACCCGCAAGCAAAACGCCTTTTGTTCCGTGCCGTAGCGCGGCTGCTCCTCCGTGTCCCCGGCTAAtgtctcacagaatcacaaaatggtctgggttggaagggaccttaaagaccatctagttccaaccccctgccgtgggcagggacaccttccgctagaccaggttgctcaaagccccgtccaacctggccttgaacacttccagggatggggcagccacagcctctctgggcagcctgtgccagcgccaCACCGCCCTCACAGTGAAGGACTTCCTCCTTACAGCTaatctgaatctaccctcttcccgtttaaagccatcaccccttgtcctgtcgctaCATGTCCTTGTAAAAAGCCCCTCTCCGGCTTTCTTGTTGGCCCcattcaggtactggaaggctgctaaaAGGTCtgcctggagccttctcttctccaggctgaacaaccccaactctctcagcccatcttcataggagaggggctccagccctcggatcatcttcgtggccctcctccgGACCCGCCTCAACAGGTCCCTGTCCTTCTTGCgctgggggctccagagctggatgcagcaccccATGCGGGGTGCCACtagagcggagtagaggggaaCCATCActtccctcgacctgctggtcacacttcttttggtgcagcccagggtatggttggctttctgggctgcaagcgcacattgccgggtcatgttgagcttctcctcaaccaacacccccaagtccttctcctcagggctgctctccatccatTCGCTTCCCAACCTGtgtttgtgcttgggattgccccgaCTCATGTGCAGGACCTTACCCTTGGCCTCCACACATACTACAACATTGTATGAGCCAGTGATACAGAGAGAATATAAAAAAGGCTGTTACGTGCCACTGTGTCAGCTCTACCAAACGCAGGTATGATAACAGCGCCAATGGACCATCAGTGTGATCCGCTGTAGCGAATGCTTTCCTACACCAGCTGTTTACTAGCTCACTTTTCACTAAATCACTGAGTGATGCAGAAAACTGGGAGCTTTCTGAGAACAGCAATCAAAATCATGGGGATCACCATGACGATAAGAAGCAGCTGTTAAAACATTTCTACATGGGCTTCCAGGGGAGAGAAGGATCAGTTCTGAAGGACTGAATGTGAATCTGAAAAATATGCATTGCATTTTCTAGTTCAAATTGCTGTTGTTCATCTGTGTCTAAGTGGGCATGGTACGATGGTACAGGGAGAAGtgatgctctgtgtgtgtgtgtgtgtgatgagCTAACCTTTCAGCTTAGTTCAAATTCTGCTTTAGAGAACATACACAAAAACTCTCTTGGACTACATCAAAGCTCCTCATTTGCATTATCTAGGCTGCTGGGCTGGTAAATGTGAGGCCCAGGAACAGAATGAGCTGAGATGTGCACCAAAAAAAGTGCatcagtgaaacaaaacaagctcAAAAAGCAGGGGAGCTTTCTACAGTGTGGACTGGGGTTTGTTGCAGAACCAGATCAGAGACGTGAAATTTGTGCATCCAAGACAAAAGGTCTTTTCATTGAAGTTCCTCTTTCAAGGCATTTCATCCTCTCATTTGTTATGTAGAAGTAATGCTAGCAATATTTTGGCCTGTGGGCTAACAGTTtgacttgcttttgttttcttatatgACAATTGCAAGAAGTGTGTTTATAAATGCATCAGTAGCCAGCGGCGTGTCTGCCAAAGGAAAGCCCTCAGGCTTTGAATGCACTTGTAAGGTGTTTACACAGTAATCCAAGGAGAAGCAGTTCACAAAGCAATACTCATCTGAAGGTATCTAATTCCTATCTGCCTAAAATAACGGAGCTCTGTCCACTCCATACACTGTGGTATCTGAGGAGCCATTgttaaaactttgaaaatgcCTTGCTCCCTGGTCATATGCCTGATTTGAGGTGGTTTATATAAAGTAAGCATACACAGCAGTCCTTCCCTGCACCAGTCATAGGAAGGGGCTGCCAGGCCTGTAGATTTCCTTTTCTATCCTGGCAAACTAATTTGACTTCTAGGATGGTTATGAACCTGACAGACTTGAGGGAGTGCACTCTGGTAATAGCATTCATGGGTGTTCAAACAGAGGAATCCATAAAGGGTGGtgattttcagaaagctttggGAGAGGGGGTGGAACTGGGATTTCTCAGTGCTGCAGGCATTTGAATGGATGCAGCTGCATCAGTATATTCCTTTAATTTCTGGAAATCCTTGGTGCCTCAGGAATAACAGAGTGCACCTGCCAGTACATCAGCGTGGGAAAACTCCAAGCCTCAGGGCAGGATATCAAAAGTTCTGTATAACAGGAACAGGAGCAAAAACCAGCTCTTAAGGTAGTGGAGTACAGCCTCTGTGCACACAACAAAGGCCAGGGCTAGGATTGCATGCTGTTGGAGTACAGCTTTATAAACACAGCATGGATTTTGCACTGCAGGGCATCTTTCTCCCCCTGCACTACTGATCTACAGCCCTGCCTTGGTTACTCTGGCTGGTTGCAATTAACACAGGGCTCCACATGAACCTCTGAACCTTCCCCTTTCCCGCCTCAccaaggaaaaaagtttaaaaaagaacaaaaatggtGATCAACTCTACCCGCCTTGATTAAGGACTTCCAGAACATCATTCAGCTTCCAGTCCTGGGGATGTGACCTCGCTGGGGGTTGTTTCCTCCCCACGTGGGTGACAGGCTACGGGAGGGCAATTCCACTGGCTGACATGGCAAGTTACAGACAGGGGACcggctgcagcagaggaggcagcaggttggcagggctggagcaccagCAAAGGGAGGTGTTTGCCATCTAGTGGCTTTGTGAGATAAGCTTTGACATGagcctcttcctctgccttctcAGTGCTGCAGCCCTGGTGTGTACAATCCTTATTTCTCCCCCTTGCCTTTTCCCAAGACCTGTAAGGAAGGTGAAGAAAGGTCAGAGAGGAGATAAAGCTGGGTTGCTTGGTTAGAGTGAGTTGGCTTTAATTTGTTCTGTTCTGGCTGCACTGGCCTCCAGAACAGCAGGAGCAAGTTTGCAAATAGGAAGCAAGGGCTTTCCTTCAAACCCTAGCACACAGGGGCTCATTTTTGCTCAAGGAAGTGGTTCAAAACATTCTCCAGGCTCCTCATAATGAAGCAATACAAAAAGTCCTTAATCCAGGAGGGGAATCCATTCACATGGAAGCCTTCAGTTTTCACAGTGGCCTTAAAGGCAGAGCCTGCAAGTGAAATGCCATAGAGGGCTTCTCTCAACACACCTATCCACCTACACCTCAGAGTTCAATAACTTTAAGAGCCTGGATGAGGAAGCAAGCATATAAGAGGGTGTTTGAATTTGATATGCTCAGCCTAACAGCAAAGGGGTATCAAGGCCACAATGGAGTTCAACATGTTTCATACTAATTGAATtagaaggaaagcaggaaatatTAGCTATCAGAGCTGTATCTAGCTATGCTGTTTAAGCAGGAGCATGGAGAAGATGTGTCATGCATCTCTACAAGACCAGGTAACATAATAAGGTGTGTGTCAGAGTTGCAGCCATTGCCTCTTGCGGCACAGCACAAAGTTGGCCATGGGTCTGGtgaaggcagggaaagaaaggaagatacTTCACAACGTTTTATTTGAGGGCACCATTAGTGTACAGAGAAAAGCACTACAAGGACAGCTTCTGTGAGTGTTTGCATCTGCTTGCTGGGCTTCACTGAAGGCAATCTTTATGCAATGGGGGTGAAATTACATCCCTTCATTGGGCCTACATGTTGCTAGCTGGTTTTACTCCTCTCTTCTGCTTTACACGTTTCAGCCAAAGTCACTGCCCTAAGTACCGATACTCTCTTCCCTTCAGAGCACGTTGCTACCAAGGGAAGGTAATGGTCATCTTAGATTCCATTTTCACCCTTCCAAGACTTATGCATGGCAGCCTTTGTGAACTGCTGCTATTTGGCCTATCAAGATAGTCAGAAAATTAAGATAAAGCAGTGGGCTCTTTGAGTGAGGGGGCTTCTGTCTTTCTCAACCCTTTGCTGTATATTGTTAGGAATATAGCAGGAACTCAGAGGATATGATAGAGAAAAAGTAGTTCCTTCGTCCAGAGCATAATGCAAAGGTGGGAGgtaaaagaaagcagagttttctttctga
This sequence is a window from Phalacrocorax aristotelis chromosome 22, bGulAri2.1, whole genome shotgun sequence. Protein-coding genes within it:
- the PTS gene encoding 6-pyruvoyl tetrahydrobiopterin synthase, whose amino-acid sequence is MAPPAARLARLSRAVSFSACHRLHSKLLSDEENLKLFGKCNNPNGHGHNYKVIVTVRGEIDPISGMVINLTDLKEYMQEAIMEPLDHKNLDKDVPYFAEVVSTTENVAVFIWENLKKLLPMGTLYKVKVYETDQNIVIYKGEETISEK